The following are from one region of the Mangifera indica cultivar Alphonso chromosome 14, CATAS_Mindica_2.1, whole genome shotgun sequence genome:
- the LOC123195462 gene encoding LEAF RUST 10 DISEASE-RESISTANCE LOCUS RECEPTOR-LIKE PROTEIN KINASE-like 2.1, whose protein sequence is MSFHKMNTHLLLHFIILIAIPSSLSGDDQRYLTCRTPYNCGVIGDIDYPFWGDDRSPYCGREGFQLDCQEGEFPTLRSGFEGFNVSRINRELQLMTIFRNVLFPSSCSQLFRETITFNETLFSYGPGIAKLSLFYNCHGNFSQSDLNTFTCEVEGNEVRTGFYAVEGRELLKNLSNNCSKVIRVPIVLDEVNQNRLVAGELGEALNEDVDMKYNADNESCSACISSQGVCGSNPSNSEPFLCLCRDQPHDQTCPGSEVATRKNIVRNISIGAAIMGMTIICAILYLLVRKDISLFMPRSLSRFIRKSDRDIEAFIRDCGPLAPKRYYFSEVKKMTNSFKDKLGQGGYGGVYKGKLPDGHLVAVKLLNTSKGNGQEFINEVATISKTSHVNIVTLLGFCLEGDKRALIYEFMSNGSLDKFIYNQEDPKTSLVLGLEQMFSIALGIARGLEYLHRGCNTRILHFDIKPHNILLDEDFCPKISDFGLAKLCLKKDSIVSILEARGTIGYIAPEVFNRNFGEVSHKSDVYSYGTMVLEMVGGRRKIEAGEIHTNETIFPHWIYMHVEQGNELKWPGANGSQENEIAKRMIIVGLWCIQTRPSDRPSMNKVIDMLQGSIEALKIPPEPYLSLPLALSIYSSNASIYSSTTPDS, encoded by the exons ATGAGCTTTCACAAAATGAATacccatcttcttcttcacttcaTCATCTTGATCGCCATCCCTTCCTCTCTCTCTGGAGACGATCAGAGGTACTTGACTTGCAGAACTCCATACAACTGTGGAGTCATAGGGGATATCGATTATCCTTTCTGGGGGGACGATCGGTCTCCATACTGCGGCCGTGAAGGGTTCCAGCTCGACTGTCAAGAAGGAGAGTTCCCAACTTTACGTTCTGGGTTCGAAGGATTCAATGTTTCACGAATCAATCGTGAACTTCAACTCATGACCATTTTCAGAAACGTTCTTTTCCCCTCTTCTTGCTCTCAGCTATTCCGGGAAACGATCACTTTCAACGAAACACTCTTCAGCTACGGCCCTGGAATTGCCAAACTCAGCTTGTTCTACAACTGCCATGGAAATTTCTCGCAGTCGGATTTGAACACGTTCACTTGCGAAGTAGAAGGAAATGAAGTGAGAACGGGCTTTTACGCAGTCGAGGGAAGGGAGCTACTGAAAAATCTTAGCAACAACTGTAGCAAGGTCATCAGAGTCCCTATTGTGTTGGATGAAGTTAACCAGAATCGTCTTGTAGCCGGAGAACTGGGAGAGGCTTTGAATGAAGATGTGGATATGAAGTATAATGCTGACAATGAATCATGTTCTGCGTGCATAAGTTCTCAAGGGGTTTGTGGGTCGAATCCGTCAAATTCAGAGCCATTTCTGTGCCTCTGCCGTGATCAGCCTCACGATCAAACCTGTCCag GTTCTGAAGTGGCCACTAGAAAGAACATTGTCAGGAATATCAGTATTGGTGCTGCTATAATGGGAATGACCATTATTTGTGCAATTTTGTACCTTCTGGTAAGGAAGGATATCTCATTATTCATGCCAAGATCCCTTTCGAGGTTTATAAGGAAGAGTGACAGAGATATTGAGGCCTTTATCAGAGATTGTGGACCTCTAGCTCCCAAACGGTACTACTTTTCAGAGGTGAAGAAGATGACCAACTCGTTCAAAGATAAACTCGGCCAAGGAGGGTatggcggtgtgtacaaagggaaGTTACCAGATGGTCATCTTGTTGCAGTAAAGCTCCTGAATACATCCAAAGGAAATGGCCAAGAGTTCATTAACGAAGTGGCCACCATTAGTAAAACATCCCATGTTAATATTGTCACTCTACTGGGTTTTTGTTTAGAAGGTGACAAAAGAGCTCTCATCTATGAGTTTATGTCAAATGGGTCCCTAGATAAATTCATATACAACCAGGAAGATCCCAAGACTTCTCTGGTTTTAGGATTGGAACAAATGTTCTCCATTGCATTAGGGATAGCTCGAGGGCTAGAGTATTTACACCGTGGCTGCAACACAAGGATTCTGCATTTTGACATAAAACCTCATAACATTCTTCTTGATGAAGATTTTTGTCCTAAGATCTCTGATTTTGGCCTGGCAAAGCTGTGCTTGAAAAAAGACAGCATTGTTTCGATACTGGAGGCTAGGGGAACAATTGGGTACATTGCTCCGGAAGTGTTCAACAGGAACTTCGGAGAAGTTTCCCATAAGTCTGACGTCTACAGCTATGGAACCATGGTGCTGGAGATGGttggaggaagaagaaagatcGAAGCTGGGGAGATTCATACCAACGAAACAATTTTTCCTCATTGGATTTACATGCATGTGGAACAGGGCAATGAGTTGAAATGGCCAGGTGCTAATGGCAGCCAGGAAAATGAGATTGCGAAGAGGATGATTATTGTAGGCTTGTGGTGCATACAGACTCGGCCATCTGATAGGCCATCCATGAATAAGGTGATAGACATGCTGCAGGGAAGCATTGAAGCCTTGAAAATTCCACCAGAGCCTTACCTATCTTTACCTCTAGCACTATCCATATattcttcaaatgcatcaatATATTCTTCAACAACGCCCGACTCTTGA